One genomic region from Pyrobaculum islandicum DSM 4184 encodes:
- a CDS encoding DUF1152 domain-containing protein, giving the protein MTLFLAIGGGGDVIMAAAIAGDDAVGQIPWERYVVDPTPGPVPPDALREVVELGGGLYLATPRSYVERGGRRFKTQGMCAAGALGKSIYIVDPYRKPSELAKALARFGKVVGVDVGGDVLGVGCEESLGSPLADAYGLAVLAKLAEAGAAAELLVMSPGADGELDRRYIMQRVAEVAREGGLLGVVGLSREQAAVLERLVERCVTEASAVALRALRGEYGVYTLRGGLRRVEVDICAAVGLRLEPRVLLKFNRAARVIYEGDLPIDKAADVLLEEGIPTELHLERLLASGLEPRQAIEELRKYKRC; this is encoded by the coding sequence ATGACGCTTTTCTTAGCTATTGGAGGCGGCGGAGATGTAATAATGGCGGCGGCTATCGCCGGAGACGACGCAGTTGGCCAAATACCCTGGGAGAGGTATGTAGTAGATCCCACGCCGGGGCCTGTGCCTCCAGACGCGTTGCGGGAGGTGGTTGAGTTAGGCGGGGGGCTTTACTTAGCTACGCCTAGGAGTTACGTAGAGAGAGGCGGCAGGAGGTTTAAAACCCAGGGCATGTGCGCCGCGGGGGCTCTGGGAAAATCTATCTATATTGTAGACCCGTATAGAAAACCCTCTGAGTTAGCCAAGGCCCTGGCGCGTTTTGGCAAAGTCGTGGGCGTAGACGTCGGCGGAGACGTACTGGGGGTCGGCTGTGAGGAGTCGTTGGGGAGCCCGCTGGCAGACGCCTATGGCTTGGCTGTGTTGGCTAAACTGGCTGAGGCCGGCGCCGCCGCCGAGCTGTTAGTGATGTCTCCTGGGGCAGACGGAGAGCTCGACAGGAGGTATATAATGCAGAGAGTTGCCGAAGTGGCAAGAGAAGGCGGCTTACTTGGCGTAGTTGGCCTCTCTAGAGAGCAAGCCGCGGTTTTAGAAAGACTTGTAGAGAGGTGTGTCACAGAGGCGTCGGCCGTCGCCCTGAGGGCTCTCCGCGGCGAGTATGGCGTTTATACATTGAGGGGCGGCCTTAGGAGAGTTGAAGTAGATATATGCGCCGCAGTGGGCCTCCGGCTTGAGCCTAGAGTCTTGTTGAAGTTTAACCGCGCGGCGAGGGTAATATACGAGGGAGATCTGCCCATAGACAAGGCTGCAGACGTCCTTTTAGAAGAGGGGATCCCCACTGAGTTACATTTAGAGAGACTTTTGGCAAGCGGGCTTGAGCCCCGGCAGGCGATAGAGGAGTTGAGAAAATACAAGAGGTGTTAA